One part of the Streptomyces lydicus genome encodes these proteins:
- a CDS encoding AfsR/SARP family transcriptional regulator: protein MPWVGTLEQGMRGLRIAALGPLRAWRGERQLDTGPAQQRAVLTSLTLRCGQVASADELVRDVWGAEPPASAHVAVRNHVSRLRTVLESDSAAPQALVSVGGGYALRLPDGALDVTQAERLHARAQAARSQGDLEPAVRILAEAEALWDGTPLTGVPGPYAQRQRDRLVEYRLLLVEARLTLELQLGGHTRVVGELLALADEHPLREGLRALQMLALYRCGRQADALAVYTAARRHLAAELGVDPGPELVRLHQRILEADPTLAPPSGAAAAPPAPGPAAGPDRPTWVPPAQAPPDVPDFTGRREEIRQVRDALAGAVRTDATAPVICVIHGMGGVGKTALAVHAAHAVREQFPDGQLYVDLRGTGRERANPYEVQELFLRSLGVLAGNVPSGREARTALYRSRMAGRRLLLLLDNAADTEQVSALLPGTAGSAALITSRTALMCLPATTRTALEPFSEPEALALLERMAGSGRCRQEQGTARDLVRACGLLPLAVRVVGARLVARPRWTLASLAERLSDRSQRLGELEAGSLAVESVFHLGYSTLDDAEARAFRLLAIPEVPDLSPAAAAAALHCDRREAEALLESLAHHGLLEPGEPGRYRYHDLLRLFARHRTLDTDPSATRQAVLSRVARFYLTGTSSAMRAERPYSRLPDTADPDGMPGAAAFSDALHAQEWVLHELPAMLAVAGQILHHPYRPVSAEDTRTLSGLLALLMPFTDFCLPWDAIHQLGHTLLRAADHHGERLATVFSCIAAGVACAWSGHHEEAAALAARAHETLDPADRVLAPRVVYTMGVVASVKPDGLDRAIGHYRSAHALACESGEPGMAAQCSVSLARAQLALDRPHQALEAARDALAHCPPGDNPVGIALAQRVLGDALAQLGRHEEAVTEYGTALAVCRAHGLHAQRAHTLLSLAAVLAAVGRPGQARTCAAEGGAALAQLGDPTGEERARAFINRLAAAGPSDPRGQHTAAGSDH from the coding sequence ATGCCGTGGGTCGGAACGTTGGAGCAGGGCATGCGGGGGCTGCGGATTGCGGCGCTGGGTCCGCTGAGGGCATGGCGCGGTGAGCGGCAACTGGACACCGGACCGGCACAGCAGCGCGCGGTGCTCACCTCACTGACGTTGCGGTGCGGGCAGGTCGCCTCCGCGGACGAGCTGGTGCGGGACGTCTGGGGAGCGGAGCCGCCGGCCAGCGCGCACGTCGCGGTACGCAACCACGTCTCACGCCTGCGCACCGTGCTGGAGAGCGACTCCGCCGCACCCCAGGCGCTGGTCTCCGTCGGCGGCGGCTATGCGCTGCGCCTGCCGGACGGGGCGCTGGACGTCACCCAGGCCGAACGGCTCCATGCCCGGGCGCAGGCGGCCCGGAGCCAGGGGGATCTGGAGCCGGCCGTCCGCATCCTTGCCGAGGCCGAGGCGCTGTGGGACGGCACTCCGCTGACGGGGGTGCCCGGCCCGTACGCCCAGAGGCAGCGGGACCGCCTCGTGGAGTACCGTCTCCTCCTCGTCGAGGCGCGGCTGACCCTGGAACTCCAGCTCGGCGGACATACCCGGGTCGTCGGGGAACTGCTCGCGCTGGCCGACGAACATCCGCTGCGCGAGGGGCTGCGTGCGTTGCAGATGCTGGCGCTGTACCGCTGCGGCCGGCAGGCCGACGCGCTGGCCGTGTACACCGCGGCCAGACGGCACCTCGCCGCGGAGCTGGGCGTCGATCCGGGCCCTGAGCTGGTACGTCTGCACCAGCGCATCCTGGAAGCGGATCCGACGCTGGCACCGCCGTCGGGCGCGGCGGCCGCGCCCCCGGCGCCCGGCCCGGCCGCCGGACCGGACCGGCCGACCTGGGTGCCGCCGGCGCAGGCCCCGCCCGACGTCCCCGACTTCACCGGACGCAGGGAGGAGATCCGGCAGGTCCGCGACGCGCTGGCCGGTGCCGTGCGGACGGACGCGACCGCTCCGGTGATCTGCGTGATCCACGGCATGGGAGGTGTGGGGAAGACCGCACTGGCCGTGCACGCGGCGCACGCCGTGCGGGAGCAGTTCCCCGACGGCCAGCTCTATGTCGACCTGCGCGGGACCGGACGGGAGCGCGCGAATCCTTATGAGGTGCAGGAGTTGTTCCTGCGCTCCTTGGGGGTCCTGGCCGGCAATGTGCCCAGTGGGCGGGAGGCGCGTACCGCGCTCTACCGTTCGCGGATGGCCGGCCGCCGGCTGCTGCTCCTGCTGGACAACGCCGCCGACACCGAGCAGGTGAGCGCCCTGCTGCCGGGTACCGCCGGAAGCGCCGCGCTGATCACCAGCCGTACGGCGCTGATGTGCCTCCCGGCGACCACCCGCACCGCGCTCGAACCGTTCAGCGAGCCGGAGGCCCTCGCCCTCCTGGAGCGGATGGCCGGCAGTGGGCGGTGCCGTCAGGAGCAGGGGACGGCCCGCGACCTGGTGCGGGCGTGCGGCCTGCTCCCGCTGGCCGTCCGCGTCGTCGGCGCCCGCCTGGTGGCCCGTCCGCGCTGGACGCTCGCGTCGCTGGCCGAGCGGCTCAGTGATCGCTCTCAGCGGCTGGGTGAGTTGGAGGCCGGCAGCCTGGCCGTCGAATCGGTCTTCCACCTCGGTTACTCGACGCTGGACGACGCGGAGGCGCGCGCCTTCCGGCTGCTGGCCATCCCCGAGGTGCCCGACCTCTCCCCGGCCGCCGCGGCGGCGGCGCTGCACTGCGACCGGCGGGAGGCCGAGGCGCTCCTGGAGTCCCTGGCCCACCACGGCCTGCTGGAACCCGGGGAACCCGGCCGGTACCGCTACCACGATCTGCTGCGGCTGTTCGCCCGCCACAGGACCCTGGACACCGACCCCTCCGCCACCCGGCAGGCGGTCCTGAGCCGGGTCGCCCGCTTCTACCTCACCGGGACGAGCAGCGCCATGCGCGCCGAGCGGCCCTACAGCCGGCTGCCCGACACCGCCGATCCGGACGGCATGCCGGGCGCCGCGGCCTTTTCCGACGCGCTCCACGCGCAGGAATGGGTGTTGCACGAGCTCCCCGCGATGCTGGCCGTCGCCGGCCAGATCCTCCACCACCCCTATCGCCCGGTGAGCGCGGAGGACACCCGCACCCTGTCGGGTCTGCTGGCGCTGCTCATGCCGTTCACCGACTTCTGCCTGCCGTGGGATGCCATACATCAGCTGGGCCATACGCTGCTGCGCGCCGCCGACCACCACGGGGAGCGGCTCGCGACCGTCTTCAGCTGTATCGCGGCGGGCGTCGCCTGCGCATGGAGCGGACACCACGAGGAGGCGGCCGCGCTGGCCGCCCGCGCCCACGAGACGCTCGACCCCGCGGACCGGGTACTGGCCCCCCGCGTCGTGTACACCATGGGTGTGGTCGCCAGTGTGAAGCCGGACGGCCTGGACAGGGCCATCGGCCACTACCGGAGCGCGCACGCCCTGGCGTGCGAGAGCGGTGAGCCAGGTATGGCCGCCCAGTGCTCCGTCAGCCTCGCCCGCGCCCAGCTCGCGCTCGACCGGCCGCACCAGGCGCTGGAAGCCGCCCGGGACGCCCTTGCCCACTGCCCGCCCGGGGACAATCCGGTGGGCATCGCCCTGGCTCAGCGCGTGTTGGGCGACGCACTGGCGCAACTCGGCCGGCACGAGGAAGCGGTGACGGAGTACGGCACGGCGCTCGCCGTCTGCCGGGCGCACGGACTGCACGCACAGCGCGCCCATACGCTGCTGTCCCTCGCCGCGGTGCTGGCCGCCGTCGGCCGGCCGGGTCAGGCCCGTACGTGCGCGGCGGAGGGCGGGGCCGCGCTGGCTCAGCTCGGCGATCCGACGGGCGAGGAACGGGCGCGCGCCTTCATCAACCGCCTCGCCGCGGCCGGTCCGTCAGACCCACGAGGGCAACACACGGCAGCCGGGAGCGACCACTGA
- a CDS encoding DUF485 domain-containing protein gives MTTHASPPDSSAADAPGGTGTPPATDDPTAAVFRTAQQGRPFRQLRRSQRVFAAVATTAVLSLYLLYVLLSSYAPGLMTGRVVGNLNVALFLGLAQFAATFLAAWLYTRHANRRRDPLAEQIKDGIEQARIRAHSHLAAEGTEA, from the coding sequence ATGACCACGCACGCCTCCCCTCCCGACAGCTCCGCGGCCGACGCGCCCGGCGGCACGGGAACCCCGCCCGCCACGGACGACCCCACCGCCGCGGTGTTCCGGACAGCACAGCAGGGCCGGCCGTTCCGCCAGCTCCGGCGCTCACAGCGGGTGTTCGCCGCAGTGGCGACGACCGCGGTGCTCAGCCTGTATCTGCTGTACGTCCTGCTGTCCAGCTACGCGCCCGGCCTCATGACCGGCAGGGTCGTCGGCAATCTGAACGTCGCGCTCTTCCTCGGACTCGCCCAGTTCGCCGCGACCTTCCTCGCCGCGTGGCTCTACACCCGGCATGCGAACCGCCGGCGGGACCCGCTCGCGGAACAGATCAAGGACGGCATCGAGCAGGCCCGCATCCGTGCGCACAGCCACCTCGCGGCGGAGGGGACCGAGGCATGA
- a CDS encoding polyprenyl synthetase family protein: protein MTPATAPQAAASQTLARCRELVQPALVEAVERLHPWLAEMAAHALGWTRSEDGFRPGSQGKGVRQALAVLCAEAVGAPAECALAGAVTVELVHTFSLVHDDIMDGDETRRQRESTWKAYGPGPAILAGDAMCALAAQILCDAPAAQVGAAVRHLADALHDMARGQADDLSFEFRSWAGPDAVRVHEYRSMAEHKTGALLGCATGLGAVLAGAPAATVAGLTRAGRHLGVAFQAVDDLLGIWGDPQDTGKPVYSDLRRLKKTYPVLAALATDTGAAGQLIGILESGGTLDDAGARQAADLIEEAGGRHATRSEAQQHLNRAHDCLTALDLEPTACDEIRTLLPFLIHRSA from the coding sequence ATGACGCCTGCTACAGCGCCCCAGGCCGCCGCGTCGCAGACCCTGGCCCGCTGCCGCGAGTTGGTGCAACCGGCGCTCGTGGAGGCCGTCGAGCGCCTCCACCCGTGGCTGGCAGAGATGGCAGCCCACGCGCTCGGATGGACCAGGTCGGAGGACGGCTTCCGCCCCGGCTCCCAGGGCAAGGGGGTGCGCCAGGCACTCGCGGTGCTCTGCGCCGAGGCCGTTGGGGCGCCCGCGGAGTGCGCCCTCGCCGGTGCGGTCACCGTGGAGTTGGTGCACACCTTCTCCCTCGTGCACGACGACATCATGGACGGCGATGAGACCCGTCGGCAGCGCGAGAGCACCTGGAAGGCATACGGTCCCGGACCCGCGATCCTGGCCGGCGACGCGATGTGCGCCCTCGCTGCCCAGATCCTCTGCGACGCCCCGGCGGCACAAGTCGGAGCAGCAGTACGGCACCTCGCCGACGCCTTGCACGACATGGCGCGGGGTCAGGCCGACGACCTCTCCTTCGAGTTCCGTTCATGGGCGGGCCCGGACGCGGTCCGGGTGCACGAGTACCGGTCGATGGCCGAGCACAAGACGGGTGCACTGCTCGGGTGTGCCACCGGTCTGGGCGCCGTGCTCGCCGGCGCACCGGCCGCGACCGTCGCAGGTCTTACCCGAGCCGGCCGGCATCTCGGGGTGGCCTTCCAAGCAGTTGACGACCTTCTGGGTATCTGGGGAGACCCGCAGGACACCGGCAAACCGGTATACAGCGATCTGCGACGGCTGAAGAAGACCTACCCTGTCCTGGCGGCGCTGGCCACCGACACCGGGGCCGCGGGGCAGCTCATAGGGATTCTCGAATCGGGCGGGACACTGGACGACGCCGGCGCCCGGCAGGCCGCCGATCTCATCGAGGAGGCGGGCGGGCGCCACGCCACCCGCAGCGAAGCCCAACAGCACCTCAACAGGGCCCACGACTGCCTGACAGCGCTCGACCTGGAGCCGACGGCATGCGACGAGATCCGCACCCTGCTGCCTTTCCTCATCCATCGCAGCGCGTGA
- a CDS encoding Dyp-type peroxidase, which yields MHRADHHPSRRRFLDVTGAVVAAGLTAGCTADAAQSDRHAATPAATPTPVAAMGRHQAGITLPQPAQPNLLAVVADLGATVAPGPLLAELGQAIRTLVAGTDPRLLGLPPGDLTVTVGVGPRLVRTAGASLPGAADLPRFSRERIASPARGGDLLLQICASDALLLPVVAAALLDQAGDRIRERWRQSGRRGTNVSVGDGLTASRNPLGFVDGIVGPHTAAEQERDLWLAGPPAVAGGTVAVLRRMELDLPRFAALSVAEQEAVFGRRRASGVPLSGGTAASGPELGAKTPDGRYLVPADAHVRRAHATAVGVGLMLRRSYSTDEPGPGLLFICFQNDLRTFTATLSHMDVSDALLQFTTTTASATFLILPGFDRQRPLGSQLFG from the coding sequence ATGCATCGAGCCGATCACCATCCGTCGCGCCGCAGGTTCCTCGATGTCACCGGCGCGGTGGTGGCCGCCGGTCTGACGGCCGGGTGCACGGCGGACGCCGCCCAGTCGGACCGGCACGCCGCAACCCCGGCGGCCACGCCCACGCCGGTAGCGGCGATGGGCCGCCATCAGGCGGGCATCACGCTTCCCCAGCCGGCCCAGCCCAACTTGCTGGCCGTGGTGGCCGACCTCGGTGCCACCGTGGCTCCCGGCCCCTTGCTCGCAGAACTCGGCCAGGCCATCCGCACACTCGTCGCGGGTACCGACCCGCGGCTGCTGGGCCTGCCGCCGGGCGACCTCACCGTGACCGTCGGCGTGGGCCCCCGGCTGGTGCGCACGGCCGGTGCCTCGCTGCCCGGCGCGGCCGACCTCCCGCGGTTCTCCCGTGAGCGGATCGCCTCACCGGCACGCGGCGGTGACCTGCTGCTACAGATCTGCGCCAGCGACGCGCTGCTGTTACCGGTCGTCGCCGCCGCGCTCCTGGACCAGGCCGGCGACCGTATCCGCGAACGCTGGCGGCAGTCCGGACGCCGCGGTACGAACGTGTCCGTCGGCGACGGCCTCACGGCTTCACGCAACCCGCTCGGCTTCGTCGACGGCATCGTGGGCCCGCACACGGCCGCCGAACAAGAACGCGATCTGTGGCTGGCCGGGCCCCCGGCGGTCGCCGGCGGCACCGTTGCCGTGCTGCGGCGCATGGAACTCGACCTGCCGAGGTTCGCCGCCCTGTCCGTAGCCGAGCAGGAAGCGGTCTTCGGGCGACGCCGGGCCAGCGGCGTCCCGCTCTCCGGCGGTACCGCCGCCTCCGGCCCGGAACTCGGCGCCAAGACACCGGACGGCCGCTATCTCGTTCCCGCGGACGCCCACGTGCGCAGGGCGCACGCCACCGCGGTCGGGGTCGGGCTCATGCTCCGCCGCTCCTACAGCACCGACGAGCCCGGCCCCGGCCTGCTCTTCATCTGCTTCCAGAACGATCTGCGGACCTTCACCGCCACCCTCAGCCACATGGATGTCTCCGACGCGCTCCTGCAATTCACCACCACCACCGCCAGCGCGACATTCCTGATCCTCCCCGGCTTCGACCGGCAACGCCCGCTCGGTTCCCAGCTGTTCGGCTGA
- a CDS encoding helix-turn-helix transcriptional regulator — MLIGRERELSALARLLGDPWTGGDSAVISGGWGCGKTALLRAALADIRQDPGTCVVSAVADPLERDLPFGVARRLFEHLAADDPSEQPFRDGTPDDARLLAPWTQRPDEPASAVTAQDAEALGGLYRLCVRLAGARRLLIAVDDLQWADPHSLLWLRYLLRRADNLPLVVLATLGPGDARPHAAAVAAVEPLFQHRLTLDGLADDAVEALVTQVLGEAPEQPFTVACREATGGNPLLLHAVLRGLRASGQRPRAELADRITGRVPADLGSAVLTRMQEVDPHAVTTAQAVAVLGGAPGIDLITAVTGLPEPAVADAAHRLVGTGWMTGTEHGLSFVCDVLPTAVAAVVLPSRHRDLHLRAARHLLAHEAPLLRVAAHLLLGPLGEPWVPEVLGRAATLAAEQGDDAHAAALLRRALREELTAELRATLLATLGELELTSSLPVAVRNLERSLELSTAPTQQTAIARKLAGALLALDRHPDALETLRRTSEAVRPTDPAQALRLEIDFIHTALSEATSAPAVMPRLMELDVSDAAGGPVQRPLAALLSLRAAMAGTSTSEVVALARLALSQGMAPEDDESIVYTGAVTSLGAAGETELALAYADAAVRAAHPGTSAFHYAHALTTRANIHCRRGRLADCQADAEAALGALDSIGVGPCNGLSTFAITTLAETLLRQGKLTDAEDLLVRGDLSGRLNGNWINDYVLMVRGWLRCAQGRLEEGLADFLVCGERTGARGMPNPGFFPWRSEAALVYAALRQGETARTLAEEELRLARIWGVPEVTGVAVRALGVVIGGRKGLDLLGEAVRLLDGTPARVRYAQALADYGVLARKVGRLSEARAHLRRAVSVAHECTATSLADQALAELRAAGDRPRTRTFHGVGALTPTERRVADLAGRGMTNREIAQRLFVGLRTVEVHLTNVYGKLAIDGRAGLARALAHADADESP; from the coding sequence GTGCTGATCGGGCGGGAACGTGAGCTGAGCGCGCTCGCCCGGCTGCTCGGGGACCCCTGGACCGGCGGTGACTCCGCTGTCATCAGCGGGGGTTGGGGGTGCGGGAAGACCGCACTGCTGCGGGCCGCCCTGGCGGACATCCGCCAGGACCCCGGGACCTGCGTCGTCTCGGCGGTCGCGGACCCGCTGGAGCGCGACCTGCCCTTCGGCGTGGCCCGCCGGCTCTTCGAGCACCTGGCCGCGGACGACCCGTCGGAGCAGCCGTTCCGCGACGGGACTCCGGACGACGCCCGGCTGCTGGCCCCCTGGACGCAGCGGCCGGACGAACCGGCGTCCGCGGTGACCGCGCAGGACGCGGAGGCCCTCGGCGGCCTGTACCGGCTGTGCGTCCGGCTCGCGGGTGCGAGAAGGCTGTTGATCGCCGTCGACGATCTGCAGTGGGCCGATCCGCACTCCCTCCTCTGGCTGCGGTACCTGCTGCGCAGGGCCGACAACCTGCCGCTGGTCGTGCTCGCCACGCTCGGTCCGGGGGACGCCCGTCCGCACGCTGCTGCCGTGGCCGCCGTCGAGCCGCTGTTCCAGCACCGGCTGACGCTCGACGGCCTCGCCGACGACGCCGTCGAGGCGCTGGTGACCCAGGTCCTGGGTGAGGCCCCTGAGCAGCCGTTCACCGTCGCCTGCCGGGAGGCCACCGGCGGCAACCCCCTTCTGCTGCACGCCGTGCTGCGCGGGCTACGGGCTTCCGGGCAGCGCCCCCGGGCGGAGCTGGCGGACCGGATCACCGGCCGTGTCCCGGCCGACCTGGGCTCGGCCGTGCTCACCCGGATGCAGGAGGTCGATCCGCACGCCGTGACCACGGCCCAGGCCGTCGCGGTGCTCGGGGGCGCGCCGGGCATCGACCTGATCACGGCGGTCACCGGCCTGCCGGAGCCGGCCGTCGCGGACGCCGCGCACCGGCTGGTGGGCACGGGCTGGATGACCGGGACGGAGCACGGCCTGTCCTTCGTCTGCGACGTACTGCCGACGGCGGTCGCCGCGGTGGTGCTGCCGAGCCGGCACAGGGACCTCCACCTCCGGGCGGCCCGGCACCTGCTGGCCCACGAGGCTCCGCTGCTGCGGGTGGCAGCTCATCTGCTGCTCGGTCCCCTGGGCGAGCCGTGGGTGCCGGAGGTGCTCGGCCGGGCGGCGACGCTGGCCGCGGAGCAGGGCGACGACGCGCACGCCGCCGCCCTGCTGCGCCGCGCCCTGCGCGAGGAGCTCACCGCGGAACTGCGGGCCACCCTGCTGGCGACGCTGGGGGAACTGGAACTCACCTCCAGCCTCCCGGTCGCCGTCCGCAATCTGGAGCGCAGCCTGGAACTGTCCACGGCCCCGACACAGCAGACCGCCATCGCCCGCAAGCTGGCCGGCGCGCTCCTGGCTCTCGACCGGCACCCCGACGCGCTGGAGACATTGCGACGCACCAGCGAGGCGGTCCGACCGACGGACCCCGCCCAGGCCCTGCGGCTGGAGATCGACTTCATTCACACCGCCCTGAGCGAGGCGACCTCGGCCCCGGCCGTGATGCCACGGCTGATGGAGCTGGACGTCTCCGACGCGGCCGGCGGCCCTGTGCAGCGGCCCCTGGCCGCCCTGTTGAGCCTGCGCGCGGCCATGGCGGGTACCTCAACAAGCGAAGTGGTGGCCCTGGCCCGGCTGGCGCTGAGCCAGGGCATGGCCCCGGAGGACGACGAGTCCATCGTCTACACCGGCGCGGTGACCTCCCTGGGGGCCGCCGGAGAGACGGAGTTGGCGCTGGCGTACGCCGACGCGGCGGTGCGGGCGGCGCACCCCGGGACCTCGGCCTTCCACTACGCCCACGCCCTCACCACCCGGGCTAACATCCACTGCCGGCGCGGCCGTCTCGCGGACTGCCAGGCCGACGCGGAGGCCGCGCTGGGGGCGCTCGACAGCATCGGCGTCGGCCCGTGCAACGGCCTCAGCACGTTCGCGATCACGACGCTGGCGGAAACGCTGCTCCGGCAGGGCAAGCTCACCGACGCCGAGGACCTGCTGGTACGCGGCGATCTGAGCGGCCGGCTGAACGGCAACTGGATCAATGACTACGTACTGATGGTGCGTGGCTGGTTGCGCTGCGCCCAGGGGCGGTTGGAGGAAGGGCTGGCCGACTTCCTGGTCTGCGGTGAGCGGACCGGCGCCCGCGGGATGCCCAACCCCGGTTTCTTTCCCTGGCGTTCGGAGGCCGCGTTGGTGTACGCGGCCCTGCGGCAGGGCGAGACGGCCAGGACACTGGCGGAGGAGGAGCTGCGGCTCGCCCGCATCTGGGGTGTGCCCGAGGTGACCGGTGTGGCCGTGCGCGCCCTGGGAGTGGTGATCGGCGGGCGGAAGGGACTCGATCTGCTCGGCGAGGCCGTACGGCTCCTCGACGGCACCCCCGCGCGGGTGCGGTACGCCCAGGCGCTGGCCGACTACGGTGTCCTCGCCCGCAAGGTCGGCCGGCTGTCCGAGGCCCGTGCGCACCTGCGGCGGGCGGTGAGTGTCGCCCACGAGTGCACCGCGACGTCGCTGGCCGATCAGGCGCTCGCGGAGCTGCGTGCCGCCGGTGACCGGCCGCGCACCCGGACGTTCCACGGTGTGGGAGCGCTGACCCCCACCGAGCGGCGGGTGGCGGACCTCGCCGGCCGGGGCATGACCAACCGCGAGATCGCCCAGCGCCTCTTCGTCGGTCTGCGCACCGTGGAAGTGCACCTGACCAACGTCTACGGGAAGCTCGCCATCGACGGCCGCGCGGGACTGGCCCGCGCACTGGCCCACGCTGACGCGGATGAGTCGCCGTGA
- a CDS encoding NosD domain-containing protein produces the protein MPRLALRAVAAVLGTLTLVVSCGGGDDGSGKGRRPAGAQVTIRVPADAPTISDGVSLARPGDLVLVAPGVYHESVKIDTARITLRGASRDKVVIDGRLQQPNGVVVAAPGVAVQNLTVRNNTQNGVLVTGSAKAVAGLPGHSGGYDTGDEPVTLLKSFLVSYVTATRNGLYGIYAFSAQNGVIEHSYASGGADSGIYVGQCKPCHIVVRDNIAELNAVGFEGTNASGDMYVVGNRLVGNRVGLTTDSDHQEKLLPQQGAVIAGNLIAANQQKATPQQADGGWGIGIGIDGGSDNTFVRNRIADNSNAGLVITATADIPPVGNQIVDNTFTVNGVDVGWTFPTATRGRGNCLRGNDLRSTVPARLATTAPCPQPAGASSPAGSWTRTTAPGGIPFTEVAVPGPQPQFPHATAAGATTVPAVPALPDTAGIPLPSKSLLAADARVRTS, from the coding sequence ATGCCTCGATTAGCTCTTCGCGCGGTGGCGGCGGTACTGGGCACGCTGACGCTTGTGGTCAGCTGCGGCGGCGGCGATGACGGGTCGGGCAAAGGCCGGCGACCGGCCGGTGCGCAGGTGACGATCCGAGTACCCGCCGATGCCCCCACGATCTCGGACGGGGTGTCGTTGGCGCGGCCCGGGGACCTGGTACTGGTCGCGCCGGGCGTGTACCACGAGTCGGTGAAGATCGACACGGCACGCATCACTCTTCGCGGTGCGTCCCGGGACAAGGTCGTCATCGACGGGCGACTGCAGCAGCCGAACGGTGTCGTCGTCGCGGCGCCCGGGGTGGCCGTGCAGAACCTGACCGTGCGGAACAACACGCAGAACGGGGTCCTGGTCACCGGTTCGGCGAAAGCGGTCGCCGGGCTGCCGGGGCACTCCGGCGGCTACGACACCGGCGACGAGCCGGTCACCTTGCTGAAGTCTTTCCTGGTCTCCTACGTGACCGCGACCCGCAACGGCCTGTACGGCATCTACGCGTTCTCCGCGCAGAACGGTGTCATCGAGCATTCCTACGCCTCGGGCGGGGCGGACTCGGGAATCTACGTCGGACAGTGCAAGCCCTGTCACATCGTGGTGCGGGACAACATCGCCGAACTCAACGCGGTCGGTTTCGAAGGCACCAACGCCAGCGGAGACATGTACGTGGTCGGCAACCGCCTGGTCGGCAACCGGGTCGGCCTCACCACCGACTCCGACCACCAGGAGAAGCTGCTCCCCCAGCAGGGCGCCGTCATCGCGGGCAACCTGATCGCCGCCAACCAGCAGAAGGCCACCCCACAGCAGGCCGACGGCGGGTGGGGCATCGGAATCGGCATCGACGGCGGCAGCGACAACACGTTCGTGCGCAACCGCATCGCCGACAACAGCAACGCCGGGCTGGTGATCACCGCGACCGCCGACATTCCTCCGGTCGGCAACCAGATCGTGGACAACACGTTCACCGTCAACGGCGTGGACGTCGGCTGGACTTTCCCCACCGCCACGCGGGGACGGGGCAACTGCCTGCGCGGCAACGATCTGCGAAGCACGGTGCCCGCCCGGCTCGCGACCACCGCGCCCTGCCCGCAGCCGGCCGGGGCGTCCTCGCCGGCCGGCAGTTGGACGAGGACGACGGCACCCGGCGGCATCCCGTTCACCGAGGTCGCCGTGCCGGGTCCGCAGCCGCAGTTCCCCCACGCCACTGCTGCGGGCGCCACCACCGTCCCGGCCGTTCCGGCCCTACCGGACACGGCAGGCATCCCGCTGCCGTCGAAGTCCCTGCTCGCCGCGGACGCGCGGGTGCGGACGTCCTGA